The Chamaesiphon minutus PCC 6605 DNA window CGTCCACCAGGCGATCGCATATGATTGCAGGGGGAGATTGACGGCTTTGCGAAAATGGACGCGAATTTTATATTTGCCCGGGTCGCGAATTTGCTGAAAAATGTGTTGGACGCTATCGACAGGGCTAGTTGACGACCATAAGCTGCGATCGAGTCGATTTTCGTTAGCTGGGAGGAGATAAAGATCGAGCTGATTGAGACCGCGATCGCGAAATTTCTTGCCCAGAGCGTACTCTTTACTTTGGGGATCTTCTAGCTCTACCAATCGATCCCAGGCAAGGGTAATCGATACCCAACTATTAGCCGCTAAAGGTCGATCGAGAAAATAATCGCGATAGCCACCAGCATCGACACTCCGATAATCCCACCCGATCGGGGGTGCGGGTAAGAGCGGCTGATGCTGTCCGGGACTAAACTGTTGATAAGCGCGAAAGGCATGTAACTGACCTGCGCCGATCTGGTAATCTAGTGGGGTCTGTGGGTTGCGCTCTGCAGCTGATTCTGTCCAATCGCGATTATTTTTGGCAAGGATCGTCCGCGTCATTCCCAATCGCAAGCCATCGCCCGCATCTTGAATTTTATCGGCAGAATTTAATAATACTGCTTTCATCACCTCATGACGGCGAGTGTCGGTACTCCAGTGCGGACGCAGATTGGCAGACATTTTGCGTTTCGATCGTAACTGGCGATCGCCAAATTCTTGCAACAGCGCGATCGTCCCCGTAACATGCGGCGCGGCAAAACTCGTCCCATTGACCACGATCGTTTTACCCGCTAGATTGTAAAGCTGGAGATTGCCGCCTGGAGCGACTAAGCTAATCGATCGGCGATTGCCGACATTTACTTCCAAATCCTCGATAATTTTGGCAGTCCCGATCGGTGCTTCGCTGAGATTGGCAAAATCTAGCTTTTGATAGATGCCCTGACGGACAGTGGAATAAGCTACGTTAATTCCATTGTAGTTGTCGGTCGGAATCGAAATTCCGCCTTTACCCTGATTGCCCGCGACGATGTAGCTGACATTATGCACCCGCGCCGACCAATCCAGACATTGGGTGAACAAAGCATTGCCATCTAACTTGGCATCGGGTCGCGGATCGCGCTCTAATGGCTCCCCAAAGCTCAAATTAATCGCCCGCACGTCCCCACCATTCTGTTGGGCTATATGTTGGATGGAGAGGCATTCTTCGGGCTGTCCGCTCTCTCTGGGGATGCCGACAGCCGTAGCGTATAGCCGCGCATCGGGAGCGACGCCAGGAAAGCGTTTATCCCGACTCACCATCACCGATGCCACCATCGTCGCGTGCTGTTCGACATTTTTATTGACTTTAGCGACCCCGTTTTGATAAAAAATTTGTTCGACTTTAAATTTGGGATCTTTGGCCGCTTTATCCCAGCCAAATTGCCCCGGACGCCCGACTTCCACTTGCCCGATCGCGATTTTTTTGCCAGTAAGGTTATATGGAGCCTGATGCAATTTCAAAGCATCGATCCCCGCACTCCCGATCGAGTTTGCCGTCAGCATGGCCACACAGGGTGTTACCACACTCGCGATCGCCGTCCCGATCGCGATCCGCTGCCAATACTTCTTCAATCAGTCGCTCCCACCTAAATTAGATATTTACCAGTTAATCATAGGTAACACCGATTCGGATTGCGGATTGGAACTGCGTTCCCCATTTGTCCACTCATCTCACCCTCGCCCTCTCCACCTAAAACCTAAAACCTAAAGCCTAAAACCTAAAACCTAAAGCCTAACGCCTAAAACCTAACGCCTACTTTCTACATTTTGTTACATTATCGCCAGCCACAGCCAAAATTGTCGCAAACTGTGATCAGGTCAAAAATCCCTGTGTTTGGAGGAATATCTCATGTCTGATACTCAAGTTTTCATCGCATTAGCGATCGCACTCATTCCTGGTTTGTTGGCATTTCGTCTATCCACCGAACTCTATAAATAAGTAGTACGTGAGATCGATTGTCGATCTGACTTTTTACCGAGCTTCTGGGACGTAGCTGAGACTACGCCCCAGTTTTTGTGTGTTTTTTGGTTAGATTGATCTCGATCGAATTTTGCCCCAAAATGAAGATGTGAAACTTTGACATAATCTGGGTCACAAGTCGTATAATGATTAAAAAATTCTATTGGGCGACACTAATTTCATGAATGCACTATCTCCGATCGAACCGCCAAAACTTCCATCCCGATCGGTTAAGCCCCGCGTGCGACAACCACCTGGTGCGGCTAGTTCCCAACCAGTCAGCGCACAGAACAAGCACATAGATCGCCCTGGGGCGCACCCAGAGGGATTCTCGGTCGGAGAGGCTGCACCAATGCCAGTAAAATTAAATCCAGCTTACGTGTATCGTCGTCAGGGATTGGAGGCGATCGCCAAGTTAGTTACTTATTCGACTTTATCGGTGTTTGGGATGGTAACTTTGGCCAACTCAATCGGCTATAACTGGTCGCAGCGGAGTAAGTTACAGCATTTGGAAACTGAGTTGCAAGAGGCAAAACTCCGCGCTGAGAAGGTTCATGGTAATTTCAGCCGCTCGTTCGCTCCAGAAGCGCAAAAAGGTCTAATGGAAGAAAACAGTTATAAAATAGCACCCGATCGACTACAAATATTTCCGATCGATTCCAATACCAATTCAAATCGCTCTACACCAACTCAGCGCAGTAAGTAATTTTTCTCAAAGTTTTAGCTAAGAAATTGCAACTGCTCGAATTCTCGACTCTGTCTAATGAGATGGATTTGCTTTCCGATCGGAAGTTGGAGTTGAAGATTCAATAGTAGTAGTAAATTTGATTGGTGATGTTTCGGGGCGATCGCGGCTAGTCAGCCAGAGTTGCCCCGGCAATTTCGATCGCTCTAGTTACGTACTTTATTGCTAACGATCGACTTCTGACTCTCGAAACACTAAAAATCTTGACTTTTGCAGGATATCTATTAGTAAATCAATCAAAACTATTAGTAAGGCGATCGCGATCGTGCCCAAAACTCCCCAACAGCTTCCCCACAATAAATGATTAGTGCTTAAAAACGCAAATGTGGCTGAAGAACACAAGAAGATTAAGCCGTATGTCGCCATTATTGCCATAATATAAATCGCGATTGTCATCAATTTATTACGGAAATAAAAACTAGCAATAGCCATTATTAATGTGCCAATAATAGCACCACCGATCGCTGGTTCGGGATTTTTAGTGCCAGATAAAAGCCCTCCATAACAAAATCCCAGCCAAGTTCCAGAACTAGCGGCTGAGATAGTGTTCATTATCCGAGACAGCAAAGGCTGTTTTTTCGTCTGGATACTAGTAGCTAAAGCGATCGCCGTGACTGAAAAAATAACAAATAAAATTACTAAATAAGGCCATCCAGAGTCTTCTGGAGTGCGACCTAAAATGCCGAAGCTCGATTGGCTAACGGCGTGAAATGACAAGATGGCAATGGCAACTACGATCGATATTGTCGCGATGATTTTTAGCTTTTTCAATATTTGAACTACCTTTGCTAATTCATAGTTTCGAGCGATATTAACTATTATAGATCGTCAATAGATCGTTTGTTTAAATGTGTAGTATAATCAGAAATAGAGAATGAGATCGAATACTTTGTAAATAGTATAACAGTCGATCGATTTACTGGGTCTATTAGTAATTTTTAATCGAGCTGCGAATGACGATCCAACGTCGAATTTTGGTAGCAACGGTAACAGCTTGTTTGCTGCTACCCCTGGGAGCCTACGGGATATTGCATTTTCAAAGACCGCCGCGAACGGGCGAACACCGAAGGCTATTTCCGGGCATTACCTACACCCGTGATGCTCGATCTCAGCCGCGTCCGGTAATGATTCATATCGTGAATATCGATCTAAAAACTGCTGGACTAAAAATATTAGTTACTCCAAAAGTACCAAATAAGTCACGCACGACCTCTGAATTTTTACGAGAGTTTAAGCTAAAAGTGGCGATTAATGCCAGTTATTTTGTGCCTTTTTACGAAAATACCCCTTGGAATTACTATCCCCGCAGTGGCGATCGTAGCTATGCAATGGGAGAAGTAATTGCCAATGGCGATCGCTATTCTCAGCCGGGATCGCAATGGGCTGTGTTATGTATTTCACGGGCTAACATTGCCAGTATCGCCGCCACAGGTACCTGTCCCCAAGGTACCCTCAATGCTGTTGCTGGGCGCGAATTATTGGTAAGCGATGGAAAACCCGTACCAGAATTATCTACACCCAGTGCCCCCAAAGAAAATGCTTACCCGCGTGTTGCTGTAGGGATCGATCGGCTTGGCGAAAAGCTGTGGTCGATCGTCGTCGATGGCAAGCAACCGCTGTACAGTGAGGGACTTACTAAGCTTGAACTCGCCGAGTTACTTGCCAAACTCGGAGTCGATCGAGCACTCAATCTCGATGGTGGCGGCTCGACAACCCTAGTAATGGCCGCCAGCAATGGAGTTAAAGTTTTAAATGCGCCTATCCATGCCAAGCTTCCCACTATCGAGCGTCCGGTTGCCAATCACCTCGGGTTTTATGTCCCTTAACAATTCGATCTTGTCCTCACCCCCAACCCATCTTTCAATTAGAACCTATTTGCAATCTTTGAGGGCGACGACGATCGCCGTTCGCGTAGCGTCGGCTCTGCCAAGCTAGCTAGAATTATCCACGACCACAACTGGTATGGTGCTACTTTCTAGCACGGCTTGAGACATCGACCCCACCAAGACCTCATCCAGGAGACGATGACCGCCTTTGCCAATGACGATCTCCGCCACACTACAATCCTGAGCCATGCGAACAATTTCTTCAGGCACCGAGCCATTGGCGGTGACAAATTGATATCGAATATCTGCCAGGATTCTGCTTGCCTGATGACGGAGGCTTTCGATTCCTTGAGGATCGTCCATCCGCAAAACATGGAGCACGACCACTTCGGCATCGCTGCGACGAGCCAACTCGGCAACTTTGGTCAACACTTGGGTCGCTAGGGGAGAGGTATCGACGGCTGCAAGCAATACAATCCGCCGAGACACCGAAACCTTCGTCGGGTCGACATCCCCCCGCTCCAGAAGCTTTGGTGCAAAAGTGGGAATTGCCCAAGCTCCAAGGGGTGCGCTCACCAAAATCGAGAGAACTGCTATGGCAAGAATCGTTTCGCCCCCTGCGATGCCTTGGGCTAAGGGAACTGCACCAATGGCGGCCTGTACCGTTGCCTTGGCGGAATTTCCAGGCAGCAGAAATAGCCGCTCTTTCCATGTCCAGTTACTCCCTAATGTTGAAAGATACCAACCAAGGGAACGCCCAATCAGAGTGCCAATTGCTAATATGACTACGCCAACGAGCAATGTATTACCCAGCACATTAAGCTGAATACTCGCACCTAACAGCACAAAGAGCACGATCTCAGCGATCGCCCACAAACTATCAAAGCCACCGCGTAGCCGTCGTGCTAACGGGGCATCCATCTCAATCAGGAAAAAGCCAGTCGTCATGACTGCCAGATAGCCAGAGAATACTGGAAATTTTTCTGCTAGGACTACGAGCAATAGGGCGAAGCCTGCGGCAACCAGTGTATCCTGCACCGCAGTTTGCGTCCAGTTTTGCTTTGTTAATAATGAGACCAACAGACGAGCTACAAACCATCCCAGCAAAACTCCTAACCCGATTTGCAGCATGATTTGAAACGGCAGCACTTGCAGTGGAGTCAAGGATAACCCTCCTGGCAAGGTTATTCCGGCTGCGGCACTTTGAGACAAAAATGCCAGCAGCAAACTAAAGACCAGCAGTAGCAAAACATCAGATAGCGCACTTCCGGTTAATATGGCATCTGGAATCCCTTTCGTACCCCCCCAGCCCAGACTTTTTAGACGTAACATTCCAGGAACGATGACGGCAGGAGATTCAGCACTAATGACACAGCCCAGGAGTAGCCCAGTAGCAAAGTCAAACTGGAGCAGCCACATTGAGGCAAATGCAATGGCGATCGCTTCGCAAGCCGCAGGCAAAAAGCCCAATCGCAATGCTACAGTGCCCTGCTGAGCTAGCTTCTCCCGATCGAGACCCAATCCAGCCTTCATTAAAATCACCATGACGGCGATCGCGCGGAACGAATCTGCCGCTCCCAAAACCTCTGGCGCGATCGCATTGACCAGGTTGGGGCCAAGCACAACGCCGATCGACACCATCCCTACCAGCGCAGGTACTCGCGTTCGTCGAGCAATTTGCCCTCCGAAAAAGCCTATTAATAAAATCCAGATAATGCTTTCTAACATGACGCCACGTTATAGTTGAATCAGATTATCAACGTGACTTATAGGGACGGATTTGCTTTGGCCCTTACAGACACAGCCCTAGCCTTCCGCTACAAGTCGGAACAGTAGGAGCCATCAGCCAAATACATTACGATCGTGCTGAATCCGCCCAGCGTTTTGAGCGCGATTTATCGCCATCATTTCTATCTTATACCATCCGGTATTGTTGATTCTGAATATGAATCATCAAGTGTGCAGTCGCCCAAACCCTCGTTAGGGGTAATTCATGAAGCGACCGAAATCACGCGGAGGTTTCCTCCCGTTCGATAATAGAAACGCCACTGACTCGCAAGATCGAGCAATTTAGTAAGAGTCTGGTGTATGTTATTCTGGGGTTAGCAACATTGATATTGGCGGTAGTCATCGGCAAAGCAGTAATTCCAAATTCAAACCTATTCGTATATCTCGTAGGGGCGGGTTTATGCTAGCCAGTCCAGATTTGTACTAATCAATACCAAACAAACCCGCCCAACCCCACTAGCAAAGATGGATTATCGGTGAAAAATCGGTGAAATATTTTGAATTTGGAATTGCTGTCGGCAAAGTCGGCAATTGGACGGAAGGATTTAAAGCCGCAGTTGCGCTAGCATTCAGTTATTAAAATGAACAACCTGTGGAACGCGATCGAGCTTTGATGTTACCAGAGTGGTTACAGTGCGGCTTTTTGGGCAACGACTCACACATGCAAGCGCAAGATGGGCAACTAGCTGTAGCAGGCGATCGCACGGAGGGGGCACTGATTGTCTCGGCACAAAAGGCTGGGTTGGCACTGAAATCTTTAGAGCAGGAGCAACCGCGACTGGATACGATTCCTTTTGAATCGCAGTTTCCATATATGGCGATCTTGCATCAGTTTTGGCAAGAAAGTCATCGTCATCGCCAGGAATAAATATGCAAAAGACTCGTCTTAGTACTCTATTCGATCGACTATTTCAGCAATTTAACCAGTGGGGTCAAAATCCTTGGCGGCGAATATCGCTCGTCATTATTAGTTTGTTGAGCGGTAATTTTCTGGCTACCACAGTTTCCACAACTACCGGACAAAAAGCCGATTTAGATATTACAGTCGCCCTAATTCTGGTGACGATCGTCGAGACAGTTAGTTGGATCGCTTATGGTAGCAATTTGGGTCCTCGTCGCCCCGATCCTGAAGCTATTTTAGGTCAACGTCCGCTGTGGATCGCCATCCTAAACAGTCTCAAGTTAGGCTTAATTTATGGTTTATTTGTCGAAGCATTTAAGTTGGGCAGCTAGCATAAGTTATCCGTGAGTTGCTGGCACTCGATATTTGATTCGTGAAAGTCAATAATTTGAGAAGAAAATCCACACCAACCAACGATCGGATGGATCGCTAATTTCGCTAATGGCACTATCAAACCTACCGTCAGTTAAAACTCCAAACCGATATTGGCGATCGCTCATTATCCCGATTCTGCTGGTGCTAACGATCGTCATCGAAATCGGGGCACGTCTGGGAGCAGAGATCCTCTGGTTTCAAGAACTAGGCTACCTGCCGATGTATTTGCTCAGGCTGGGTACCCAAGGAATATTGGGCGTAGTTGTATTTACGATTACGACAATCTATCTGCTGTGGAATTTAGCCCTAGCTCAACGATTGAAGTCTCCCGATCCATCCCCAGATCGCCGAGCCATTTCGCTCTCCACCCGTCGTCCCCTGACTCTCCGCTGGCTGCTACCTTTAACACTGAGTTTGAGCCTGCTCGCGATCGCGATTTTGGTTCACTATGGTCGGATGGCGATGAGTCAATGGTATATGGATGCCGATCTGCCTACTGTCGTTCCGCCTGCACCAATTTTGCTACGTCCAGAATTATTCTGGCAATTGACAACCCAGATCTTCGTTAATGGCTGGGTGATTCTTGGGGTAATAGCTCTGGCAATTGCGATCCTCGTCTACCCGCGCTGGTTGCTGCTGGCAATCGCCCCGATCTTGAGTATGCTCATTGCCTGGGTGATGTCTCGTCAGTGGATGAGAATACTCCCATTCTTCCAAGCTACTGCTTTTAACAGCAATGATCCCGTATTTGGCCAAGATATTAGCCTGTATGTATTTAGCCTCCCAGTAGGAGAACTGCTGGAGTTCTGGCTAATGGGTGGCTGTTTATATGGATTTATTGCTGTCCTACTGACATATTTACTAGGTGGCGATAGTTTGAGTCAGGGGCGATTTGGGGGATTTTCTCGCCAGCAACAACGCCATCTCTATGGGGTGGGCGGTAGTTTGATGCTGGTTGTGGCTTTTAACTATGGGATTAGTTGCTGTGAGTTGTTATATTCACCCCGTGGCGTGTCTTACGGGGCGAGTTATACCGATGTGATGGTGCAATTGCCAACCTATGGAGTGTTGAGTATTCTCGCACTGGCGATCGCGGGCTACTGTTGCTGGGAAGCAATTTCCGCTCGCCGTCATCTATTTAAGTGGAAATTTATTCGAGTAGCAATTGGTTTGGCTCTGGGACTAGCGGCGATCTCTAGCACCATTTTACCCCTGGCAGTTCAGTTCCTGCTGGTGCAACCCAATGAATTAGCACGAGAAACACCCTATATTCAACGCACGATCGAAATGACGCGCAAGGCGTTCGGGTTAGACAAGATCGACGCTCAAACTTTCGATCCCCAAAATAATCTCACCGAGCAAACGATTCAAGCAAACGAGCGCACGATTCGGAATATTCGCCTCTGGGACCAAGAACCCTTGCTTGCTACCAATCGCCAACTGCAACAGATTCGCCTTTACTATCGGTTCCCCGACGCCGATATCGATCGCTATTTTTTAGCTGGCGAACCGCCAACAGCCACCCCCACCACACCACAACCCCCCACCACAATCGCCCCAGAACCCCAACAAGTCCTGATTTCGGCACGAGAATTAGAATATACCGCCGTCCCCAAGCAAGCCCAAACTTGGGTCAACAAACATCTGATCTATACTCACGGTTATGGTTTTACGCTCAGTCCAGTCAATCGAGTGGCTCCAGATGGATTGCCGGAATACTTGGTCAAAGATATCGGTATTACCGAAGGGAGTCCCCTGACTACCTCTAGTGCAGCAGTGCGGCAGAGCATCCCGATCGGTCAACCCCGCATTTATTATGGGGAAAATGCCAATAACTACATTATGACTGGCACCAAAGTCAAGGAATTAGACTATCCCAGCGGCAATGATAATGTTTATAACGTCTATGATGGGCGCGGCGGAATTAATATTGGTACAACCTGGCGGAAACTGCTATTTGCGAAATACTTAAATGACTGGCGGATGGTGTTGACACCAGAGTTTTTGCCAGAAACTAAACTATTATTTCGCCGTAATTTGAATCGACGAATTCGAGCGATCGCCCCTTTCTTGAGATACGATGGCGACCCGTATCTAGTGGCTGCTGATGCCAGAGCTAACCCTAAAGATCCTAAAGATCCCAGTTATTTATACTGGATTGTCGATGCTTATACCACTAGCGATCGCTATCCTTATGCTGATGTAGGGAAAGAAGGAATCAACTATATTCGCAACTCAGTTAAGGTGGTCATCGATGCCTATCATGGCTCAGTTAGCTTCTATATTGCCGATCCTAGCGATCCGATCGTCACGACTTGGGCAAAAATTTTCCCCGATCTATTCAAACCGCTCAGTGCGATGCCAGCCAACCTGCGCGCTCACCTCCGGTATCCGGCAGATTTCTTCAAGATTCAATCAGAGCGATTGATGACCTATCACATGACCGATCCCCAGGTATTTTACAATCGGGAAGATCAGTGGCAAATTCCTACCGAAGTCTATGGCAACAAACCCCGCTTGGTAGAGCCTTACCATCTAATTACCAGCTTACCGACCGTCCCCTTTGAAGAATTCATTCTACTGTTGCCATATACACCCCAGCAGCGCACAAATTTAATCGCTTGGTTAGCTGCCCGCTCCGATGGTGAAAACTATGGCAAATTATTACTCTACACCTTTCCCAAGCAACGACTGGTGTATGGCCCCGAACAAATCGAAGCCCGCATCAATCAAGACCCAGTGATTTCTCAGCAAATTTCTTTGTGGAATCGTCAAGGTTCGCGAGTCATTCAGGGCAATCTCTTAATCGTGCCGATTTCCGGTGCCAAAGGCTCCCGCGAGCAATCTCTACTATATGTCGAACCCCTCTATCTGGAAGCAACTCAAAATAAACTCCCAACTCTAATTCGGGTAATTGTCGCTTATGAAAACCGGATCGTGATGGCCCAAACACTCCAACAAGCGTTAACAGCTATTTTTAAAACATCGCCAATACCCGCACCCCCACCGATCGTCCGTCCAGTTGCAGAATCACTTCAGCCGTAGTAATTAATTCTGCTAACTTTTATACCGCCAATCCTAAAAATAGGATTTATTTCGATTACCTCCGGTAGGCTTTTCAATATCTGATATTATCAAGTAATGCAGATGACTTTGGCATATCACGATCGATATTTAACAAGACAGGATCGTTGTAGGCATTATCTACGATCGGCTAAGTAGGTCGGTATAATTATTTTAAATATTAGAACTACCTATGATCCTTGTGGTGGGCAGTGCCCACCCTACAAGATATTTTATATTTAATCGAGCCTTTCTACTCATCCGCTCGTTAATAACTCCAGCAACTCAGCTTCAGAAATTACTTTAACCCCCAGCTTTTCGGCCTTGGCTAACTTCGATCCAGCCTTTTCGCCTGCGACTAAGTAGTGAGTTTTAGTACTAATTGAATCTGAAACTTTCCCGCCATGACTCTCAATTAAATCTTTGGCTTCATCTCGTTTGAGCGTCGGCAAAGTACCCGTGATAACGAAAGTTTTATCTGCCAAGATCGAACTAATGACAGAACTAAGATTAGCTTCTAAAGATCGATCGAACTGTAGACCTGCGGCTTTTAGTCGATCGATTAACTCTAAATTGACAGGTTGTTTGAGCCAGTTGCTGACTGATTGAGCGGTTTCAAAACCAACATCATGAATACCTTCCATGTCGGCGGTCGTCGCTTGTAATAATAATTCGATCGAGGGAAACCTTTCGGTCAAGATATTCGATCCATTGCGACCGATTTGGCGAATCCCCAATCCATATAATACTCGCGACCAAGGTCGCGATTTGGAACTAGCGATCCCTTCGACAATTTTAGTCGCTGACTTTTCGCCCATCCGGTCTAAGGTCATTAACTTTTCGATCGTCAGCTCGTATAAATCGGCTACTGAATCGACCAATTTACTATCGACTAATTGCTCGATTAACTTTTCCCCCATTCCATTGATATCGAGAGCATCCCGACTTACCCAATGCACCAACGTACCCTTAAGAATTGCCGCACAGCTCGGATTATTGCAGCGCAATACTGCTTCGCTTGCCGACTTAGTAACGCTCGAATCGCACACGGGGCAATTACTAGGCATTTTAAAAGCTGAAGTCCCAGGCGGGCGCAAATCTGTCAGTACGCGCACGACTTTGGGAATAATTTCGCCAGCTTTGCAGACGATAACTGTGTCGCCGATTCTGATATCTAATTGCTCGATGAGATCGCCATTGTGCAGCGTTGCCCGCTGAACTGTGGTTCCGCCCAATTGCACTGGTTCGAGGTGCGCCAAGGGCGTAATCGCCCCCGTTCTGCCCACATTTACACTAATATCTAAGACTCTAGTCGGTGCTTCTTCGGCGGGATATTTAAGAGCTACCGCCCAGCGCGGAAACTTGTTGGTAAAGCCTAACTCCTGTTGCAGCGCGAACGAGTTAATTTTGACAACGACACCATCAGTCATGTATGGCAAGTTTAAACGTTCCGTATTCCAGCGATCGTAATATGCACCCACATTGGCAGCATCGGCACATAATTCGCGATGGGGATTGACCTTAAATCCCATCCGTTCGAGCAGTTCTAGCGATTCTAAATGGCTGTGGAGTTCGGTTTGTGGCGTAGTCGTTGGAATCTGGAGCGTATATGCAAAAAAATCTAGTTGCCGTTGGGCGACCATTTTGGGGTCTAGTTGGCGTAATGTGCCTGCTGCGGCGTTACGTGGATTGGCGAGTAATTGTTCGCCTGCTGTTGCTCGTTCCTGATTGAGCCTATCGAATACCGCAATCGGTAAAAAAGCCTCACCTCGCACTTCTACCACTGGCGGCGGATTTTCTAACTTTAACTTGAGCGGAATCGATCGAATGGTTTTGATATTCTGGGTAATATCTTCGCCCGTATCGCCATCGCCGCGAGTCGCCCCCCGCACTAATAAACCATTCTCATACGTCAGCGCGATCGCCGAACCATCGATCTTTAACTCGCAGACATATTCCGCACTCTCCTTACTCCCCATATTCCGCTGCCACCCCGCTTCCCACTTGGCAAACTCCGCCATGTCAAAAGCATTTTCCAGGCTGTAAAGCGAAATATTATGCTTGACCGAAACAAAACCCGCAGTCGGACGCTCGCCAACTCGCTGCGTGGGACTATCCGCCGTCACCAGCTCGGGATATTGACTCTCTAAATCTTGCAGTTCCCGATACAACCGATCGTACACGGCATCTTCCATCACGGGATTGTCGAGGACATAATAGGCATATCCAGCCGACTGAAGCTGTTCTCGAAGTTGCTCTGTACGGGTACGAATTTCTGGTGTCACGATCGATCGCTGTTCAATGGTACTTTTATATTACAAGAACTCGATCGATTCTACAAGAGTGGATGGGGAGATGGGTGGATGGGTAATGGGTAATAGGTAGAACGCTGTTCTACAAGCCTTCTACCTAAAACCTAAAGCCTAAAACCTAAAACCTAAAACCTAAAACCTAAAGCCTAAAACCTAAAACCTAAAGCCTAAAGCCTAAAACCTAAAACCTAAAACCTAAAGCCTAAAACTTAAAACCTAAAGCCCTCTAAGGAACCACTAACACCGGACAAGGCGCGAGCGAGATCGTCCTACTGGCAACGCTTTCAGATGCATGTTCGAGATCGACACCGATGCCGCGACTGCCCATGACGATTAGATTGACATTGAGTTCGTCGGCGACATCGCAGATGGTAAAAGCAGGTTTGCCTTCGCGTTGGATAATTTCGGCATCGATGCCACGTTTGGCGAATAAAGCTTGAGCCGAATGCAGCAATCGATCGACCGCATCTGGAGATTGCATGACGGGGTCTTCGAGTACCTCTGCATCGAGATCTGGAGTCTCCACTACAGATAATAAGATCAGTTCGCTTTGATACTTCTGAACCAAATCGATCGCAACAGCAATCGCTTCTTGAGCTTCACGAGAGCGATCGAGGGGAAATAGA harbors:
- a CDS encoding UPF0182 family protein; translated protein: MALSNLPSVKTPNRYWRSLIIPILLVLTIVIEIGARLGAEILWFQELGYLPMYLLRLGTQGILGVVVFTITTIYLLWNLALAQRLKSPDPSPDRRAISLSTRRPLTLRWLLPLTLSLSLLAIAILVHYGRMAMSQWYMDADLPTVVPPAPILLRPELFWQLTTQIFVNGWVILGVIALAIAILVYPRWLLLAIAPILSMLIAWVMSRQWMRILPFFQATAFNSNDPVFGQDISLYVFSLPVGELLEFWLMGGCLYGFIAVLLTYLLGGDSLSQGRFGGFSRQQQRHLYGVGGSLMLVVAFNYGISCCELLYSPRGVSYGASYTDVMVQLPTYGVLSILALAIAGYCCWEAISARRHLFKWKFIRVAIGLALGLAAISSTILPLAVQFLLVQPNELARETPYIQRTIEMTRKAFGLDKIDAQTFDPQNNLTEQTIQANERTIRNIRLWDQEPLLATNRQLQQIRLYYRFPDADIDRYFLAGEPPTATPTTPQPPTTIAPEPQQVLISARELEYTAVPKQAQTWVNKHLIYTHGYGFTLSPVNRVAPDGLPEYLVKDIGITEGSPLTTSSAAVRQSIPIGQPRIYYGENANNYIMTGTKVKELDYPSGNDNVYNVYDGRGGINIGTTWRKLLFAKYLNDWRMVLTPEFLPETKLLFRRNLNRRIRAIAPFLRYDGDPYLVAADARANPKDPKDPSYLYWIVDAYTTSDRYPYADVGKEGINYIRNSVKVVIDAYHGSVSFYIADPSDPIVTTWAKIFPDLFKPLSAMPANLRAHLRYPADFFKIQSERLMTYHMTDPQVFYNREDQWQIPTEVYGNKPRLVEPYHLITSLPTVPFEEFILLLPYTPQQRTNLIAWLAARSDGENYGKLLLYTFPKQRLVYGPEQIEARINQDPVISQQISLWNRQGSRVIQGNLLIVPISGAKGSREQSLLYVEPLYLEATQNKLPTLIRVIVAYENRIVMAQTLQQALTAIFKTSPIPAPPPIVRPVAESLQP
- the ligA gene encoding NAD-dependent DNA ligase LigA, translated to MTPEIRTRTEQLREQLQSAGYAYYVLDNPVMEDAVYDRLYRELQDLESQYPELVTADSPTQRVGERPTAGFVSVKHNISLYSLENAFDMAEFAKWEAGWQRNMGSKESAEYVCELKIDGSAIALTYENGLLVRGATRGDGDTGEDITQNIKTIRSIPLKLKLENPPPVVEVRGEAFLPIAVFDRLNQERATAGEQLLANPRNAAAGTLRQLDPKMVAQRQLDFFAYTLQIPTTTPQTELHSHLESLELLERMGFKVNPHRELCADAANVGAYYDRWNTERLNLPYMTDGVVVKINSFALQQELGFTNKFPRWAVALKYPAEEAPTRVLDISVNVGRTGAITPLAHLEPVQLGGTTVQRATLHNGDLIEQLDIRIGDTVIVCKAGEIIPKVVRVLTDLRPPGTSAFKMPSNCPVCDSSVTKSASEAVLRCNNPSCAAILKGTLVHWVSRDALDINGMGEKLIEQLVDSKLVDSVADLYELTIEKLMTLDRMGEKSATKIVEGIASSKSRPWSRVLYGLGIRQIGRNGSNILTERFPSIELLLQATTADMEGIHDVGFETAQSVSNWLKQPVNLELIDRLKAAGLQFDRSLEANLSSVISSILADKTFVITGTLPTLKRDEAKDLIESHGGKVSDSISTKTHYLVAGEKAGSKLAKAEKLGVKVISEAELLELLTSG
- a CDS encoding universal stress protein, with protein sequence MFNKILFPLDRSREAQEAIAVAIDLVQKYQSELILLSVVETPDLDAEVLEDPVMQSPDAVDRLLHSAQALFAKRGIDAEIIQREGKPAFTICDVADELNVNLIVMGSRGIGVDLEHASESVASRTISLAPCPVLVVP